The following coding sequences are from one Novosphingobium sp. Gsoil 351 window:
- a CDS encoding GGDEF domain-containing phosphodiesterase, protein MASAAFDPGASDGDALTGLLAAASGRERLESWARDGLRWQAMLIGLQRFQAVNRAFGQPAGDAALGEVARRIRTFAGDAFAGDAFAGEWFAARIDGSAFLLAATGDWSRERWSFMADALAQAVARPLVVAGERVRLTTRIALLRALPGESPKGGIDSLSHALAEAQSQPAQRLIWADGTRMPRGRSGAALEGDLMRALGRGEIAVLFQPQFGLANGRPTGAEALARWDHPALGRIGAETLFAVAERSDQTAALGRHIAERALSAAVRWSPQADLRLSLNLTAAELASSSCVATLDEVTASSGFDPHRLTLEVTEQSLLVDLDAAAVTLRALAARGMRIALDDFGSGFANFRYLKLLPLDYLKLDHTLTDDIAADPRDRTILRAIVAMAKALDLEVIAEGVESEAQRALLAAEGCDYYQGFLRAGPMRADEFDRFIAES, encoded by the coding sequence ATGGCGAGTGCGGCCTTCGACCCCGGGGCGAGCGACGGCGACGCCCTGACCGGACTGCTGGCCGCGGCCAGCGGGCGCGAGCGGCTCGAATCGTGGGCGCGCGACGGGTTGCGGTGGCAGGCCATGCTGATCGGCCTGCAGCGCTTTCAGGCCGTCAATCGCGCATTCGGCCAGCCCGCTGGCGATGCCGCGCTGGGCGAAGTCGCCCGCCGCATCCGCACTTTCGCCGGCGACGCCTTTGCCGGCGATGCGTTTGCAGGGGAGTGGTTCGCCGCGCGGATCGATGGCAGCGCCTTCCTGCTCGCTGCGACCGGCGACTGGAGCCGCGAACGCTGGAGCTTCATGGCCGATGCCTTGGCCCAAGCCGTGGCGCGGCCGCTGGTCGTGGCGGGCGAGCGCGTGCGCCTGACGACCCGGATAGCGTTGCTGCGGGCGCTTCCCGGCGAATCCCCCAAGGGCGGGATCGACAGCCTCAGTCACGCCCTTGCCGAGGCCCAGTCCCAGCCCGCACAGCGGCTGATCTGGGCCGACGGCACCCGCATGCCGCGCGGCCGGAGCGGCGCCGCGCTCGAGGGCGACCTGATGCGCGCGCTGGGACGGGGCGAAATCGCGGTGCTGTTCCAGCCGCAGTTCGGTCTTGCAAATGGACGCCCGACCGGGGCCGAGGCGCTCGCGCGATGGGATCACCCGGCGCTGGGCCGGATCGGCGCAGAAACATTGTTTGCGGTCGCCGAACGCTCCGACCAAACCGCGGCGCTGGGGCGGCACATTGCCGAGCGCGCGCTATCCGCGGCCGTGCGCTGGTCACCGCAGGCCGATCTCAGGCTGTCGCTCAATCTAACCGCCGCCGAACTGGCGTCGTCGAGTTGCGTGGCCACGCTGGACGAGGTCACCGCAAGCAGCGGCTTCGATCCGCACCGGCTGACCCTGGAAGTCACCGAGCAATCGCTGCTTGTCGACCTCGATGCGGCAGCCGTTACGCTGCGCGCATTGGCTGCCCGAGGCATGCGGATCGCGCTCGACGATTTCGGCTCGGGCTTCGCCAACTTCCGTTATCTCAAGCTTTTGCCGCTCGATTACCTCAAGCTCGATCACACGCTGACCGACGACATCGCCGCCGACCCGCGTGACCGGACAATCCTGCGGGCGATCGTGGCGATGGCCAAGGCACTAGACCTCGAAGTGATCGCCGAAGGGGTCGAGAGCGAAGCGCAGCGTGCATTGCTGGCCGCTGAAGGGTGCGACTACTACCAGGGCTTCCTACGCGCTGGGCCGATGCGGGCGGATGAGTTCGATCGGTTCATCGCCGAATCCTAG
- a CDS encoding copper resistance system multicopper oxidase codes for MQHPYSRRQFMRRGAVVGGGLAVASYFPVWAQSVSAGIATPLPIVSGSDITLRIARQTMMIDGRPSKAIGINGTVPAPLIRLREGQIVRLNVINDLADEDSSIHWHGLLVPPQHDGVPGISFPGIRPRSSYLYEFPVKQSGTYWYHSHSGLQEQLGHYGPIVIDPAGEDPIKYDREHVIVLSDHSQISPEGIFRRMKVDPGHFNFQRQTLAGLLAGRDQTLKDRVDWGKMRMDPTDVSDATGPAYTYLVNGHGPFDNWTALFTPGQRVRLRIINASAMTTFNVRIPGLRLTIVQADGQDVVPVEVDEFQIGIAETYDAIVTPAEDKAFTLVGEAVDRSGMARATLAPRPGMAAEVPPLRKRPLATMKDMGMGDMSMGGMEGMDMSGGMGGMNMSGGAQRGVDTTAEQNPSAKLATGAMAAMSATMGAMDHGSMAMDHAGMAGMDHSAMAGSDAMAGMDHGSMGAQHGSMAGMDDGSMDMGSMKMRDFSNAPQVKKGPGVQTISPMPMDRTGEPGQGLEDVGHKVLTYRDLMALERNPDVRAPSRTIDFHLTGNMERFMWSFDGEKMSDVHEPIPFIEGERVRVNLINDSMMGHPIHIHGHFFELVTGHGDRAPRKHTVIVQPGGKVTWDFTADAVGDWAFHCHLLYHMHAGMMRTVSVRPKGEAA; via the coding sequence ATGCAGCATCCCTATAGTCGGCGTCAGTTCATGCGCCGTGGCGCCGTGGTCGGAGGCGGCCTTGCCGTCGCGAGCTATTTCCCGGTCTGGGCGCAATCTGTGTCGGCGGGGATAGCCACGCCCCTGCCGATAGTGTCGGGTTCCGACATCACGCTACGGATCGCGCGGCAGACGATGATGATCGACGGGCGACCGTCAAAGGCGATCGGAATCAACGGAACGGTACCTGCACCGCTGATTCGACTTCGCGAAGGTCAGATCGTCCGGCTAAATGTCATCAACGACCTCGCCGACGAAGATAGCTCGATCCACTGGCACGGCCTGCTCGTTCCACCCCAGCATGACGGCGTTCCCGGCATCTCGTTCCCCGGCATCCGCCCGCGTTCAAGCTACCTCTACGAATTTCCCGTCAAGCAGAGCGGCACCTACTGGTACCATAGTCATTCGGGACTCCAGGAGCAACTCGGCCATTACGGCCCAATCGTCATCGATCCTGCTGGCGAAGACCCGATTAAATACGATCGCGAACACGTGATCGTCCTGTCCGACCACAGCCAGATTTCGCCGGAGGGCATCTTCCGCCGGATGAAGGTCGATCCCGGCCACTTCAACTTTCAGCGTCAGACCCTCGCCGGCCTGCTCGCGGGCCGCGACCAGACGCTGAAGGATCGCGTGGATTGGGGCAAAATGCGGATGGACCCGACCGACGTCTCCGACGCGACAGGTCCCGCCTACACCTATCTCGTCAACGGGCATGGACCCTTCGACAACTGGACCGCGCTTTTCACTCCCGGGCAGCGCGTGCGGCTGCGGATTATCAACGCGTCGGCCATGACCACGTTCAACGTCCGCATACCGGGTCTTCGGCTCACCATCGTGCAGGCCGACGGGCAGGACGTGGTGCCGGTCGAGGTAGACGAATTCCAGATCGGTATCGCCGAAACCTACGACGCAATCGTGACGCCCGCTGAAGACAAGGCGTTCACTCTGGTTGGCGAAGCGGTCGACCGATCGGGCATGGCGCGCGCGACACTCGCCCCGCGCCCTGGCATGGCGGCCGAGGTTCCGCCACTTAGAAAGCGCCCGCTCGCCACGATGAAGGACATGGGCATGGGTGACATGTCGATGGGCGGGATGGAAGGCATGGACATGTCGGGCGGCATGGGCGGCATGAACATGTCAGGGGGCGCTCAGCGCGGCGTCGACACGACCGCGGAACAGAACCCCTCAGCCAAGCTCGCTACCGGCGCGATGGCCGCGATGTCGGCGACGATGGGTGCGATGGATCACGGTTCGATGGCAATGGACCACGCGGGGATGGCCGGGATGGACCATAGCGCGATGGCTGGGTCCGACGCCATGGCAGGCATGGACCACGGATCGATGGGCGCCCAGCACGGCTCTATGGCCGGGATGGACGACGGCTCCATGGACATGGGGTCGATGAAGATGCGCGACTTCTCGAATGCGCCGCAGGTCAAGAAAGGCCCCGGGGTGCAGACGATCTCGCCGATGCCAATGGACCGCACTGGCGAGCCCGGCCAAGGTCTCGAGGATGTCGGCCACAAGGTGCTGACGTACCGCGACCTGATGGCGCTCGAGCGCAATCCCGACGTTCGTGCGCCATCGCGCACCATCGACTTTCACCTCACCGGCAACATGGAGCGCTTCATGTGGTCGTTCGACGGCGAAAAGATGTCAGACGTTCACGAACCGATCCCGTTCATCGAGGGCGAACGAGTTCGGGTCAATCTCATCAATGACAGCATGATGGGGCATCCGATCCACATTCACGGCCATTTCTTTGAGCTAGTGACCGGGCACGGCGACCGCGCGCCGCGCAAGCATACCGTCATCGTCCAGCCCGGCGGCAAGGTGACCTGGGATTTTACCGCCGACGCGGTGGGCGACTGGGCATTCCACTGCCACCTTCTCTACCATATGCACGCCGGGATGATGCGCACGGTGAGCGTGCGCCCCAAGGGAGAGGCGGCGTGA
- a CDS encoding NAD kinase, which translates to MPDRARLALLASDTERAQAAAAAIAATGTWVPLAEADAVVVIGGDGFMLQTLHHMLDDGPLIPAYGLNHGTVGFLMNRARSSRDIVDRVAKAKAVAVAPLAMTATTRSGVEQRFCAINEVSLLRETRQTAKLEVSVDGKVRIPELACDGVLVATPAGSTAYNLSANGPILPLGSAMLALTPISPFRPRRWRGAILPDSSRIGFRVLEPDKRPVSVVADQKELRDIAEVSIAIALDQRLTLLFDRGHSLDDRIVTEQFQV; encoded by the coding sequence ATGCCCGATCGCGCGCGGCTGGCGCTCCTTGCTTCGGACACCGAGCGCGCCCAGGCGGCCGCCGCGGCCATCGCCGCGACCGGGACCTGGGTCCCCTTGGCAGAGGCCGACGCGGTCGTGGTGATCGGTGGCGACGGGTTCATGCTGCAAACCCTGCACCACATGCTCGACGACGGGCCGCTGATCCCCGCTTACGGGCTCAACCACGGCACCGTCGGCTTCCTGATGAACCGGGCCAGGAGCAGCCGGGACATCGTCGATCGCGTTGCCAAGGCCAAAGCCGTCGCCGTTGCTCCCCTGGCGATGACCGCAACCACCCGCAGCGGGGTCGAACAGCGTTTTTGCGCGATCAACGAAGTCTCGCTGCTGCGCGAAACCCGCCAGACCGCCAAACTGGAAGTCAGCGTCGACGGCAAGGTGCGGATTCCGGAACTGGCCTGCGACGGGGTGCTCGTGGCGACCCCGGCGGGCTCGACTGCATACAACCTGTCCGCCAACGGGCCGATCCTGCCGCTGGGATCGGCGATGCTTGCGCTTACCCCGATCAGCCCGTTTCGCCCGCGCCGGTGGCGCGGGGCGATCCTGCCGGATTCGTCGCGGATCGGCTTTCGCGTGCTCGAGCCCGACAAGCGCCCGGTTTCGGTGGTCGCGGATCAGAAGGAACTGCGCGACATCGCCGAAGTCAGCATCGCGATCGCACTCGACCAGCGGCTTACCCTGCTGTTCGATCGCGGCCACAGCCTGGACGACCGCATCGTCACTGAGCAGTTCCAGGTGTAA